Proteins from a single region of Terriglobales bacterium:
- a CDS encoding OmpA family protein: MTKSHHLSLIVGFLMMTASLGAGQVTMLKPGQPVERHLSPDQTPREWSQAPSPTADLKRIKVCRVETVCKMQFREGQTPRTRVRNLVVPLRYENENISLPDNFTKQLRHALDNLKDKKGVTARFIGYTDDKPLTGRDEQTYGDHLSLSKARAYRVALAAQETLGLSSSAVESEGRGASQPIASNDTPQGRALNRRVEVEFWYDDPLQNLPEEPQLCPGDGTEEMSTKIYDPPWGSLPTLKLENGQPIIPPGYAAELHRALADVAERKNARLRFIGYTKDERLDRRTASVYGDDIGLSAARARRTMETVMQDPALSGARAEHEGRGYVQSDDVVNIGFTQGEDSFVRVQVVYDEPLALDDHEGVDVNRLTREISPKSPYELNVMHITVDGKPIDDPGRSSSDIQRCTDVALDKANIQLRYDNLESRPRLGVAAHPVALAVADIDGSPAASTVYFRMYTNYAAFIRRAEIRIFEQDQSLQAKPVEVIDIDDTGFAKWRASAEILAGPARELKYLLRAYDAKGNFDETSARPLLIYRESSPAKLLASDGPPPVELLAAYGDNDLVRHQIPLGSGTVDVQGTGVPAGHTVWVAGRPVPVDGKGSFIAEEILPSGTHTVEVAVLDDAGNGSLYLRDLEFKRKDLFYLGVADITLSDNRGNGAIGQFQGDNPRQPYDSSFGGRLAFFVNGKVTEHWKMTASADTREGPIKDLFSNFLDKSPESLFRRIDPDYYYPTFGDDGVVREMAPTLGKFYMKASHGQNYGMWGNFKVGYTGNELAHVDRGLYGANAHFGSEVTTKFGEQRIGIDGFAGAPGTMPSYEEFRGTGGSLYFLRHQDILTGSERVRVEIRDKASGIVTGVVNLRENIDYDFDYLQGRVMLSQPLSSTADDNLLVRSTGLSGDEAYLVVRYEYTPGFDSLDAVATGGQGHFWVNDHLRLGLTANSNQGDADSSLGAADLTLRMSTDTWFKMQTGRSQGLLSSQLRSDDGGFGFRGYNDLSFADTNAMAYRADISVGIGDLLKGRRGRLTFYMQNLGAGYSAPGQATIKDTEYFGGTFRMPVTKRLTLAAKGDQRTEDLGLETRAIELNAVSKLTDRWSVSGGMRNDLRRDLSLIIPLTQEQGERTDAVVQVAFDHSALWRAYGFVQNTIASTGARQDNGRIGVGGSYRPAERFKIDAEVSDGDLGFGGRIGTNYLYSERTNLYLNYALENERTDNGREVRRGNLVSGAKRRLSDTSSVYMEERYQDHGSLAGLTHATGINLVAGERWNFGANTEVGRLRDSISGAETNRKATGVRLGFGQDTLQFSSAIEYRRDNAEQLDLTHTQRIAWLFRNNFKFAVTPDWRILGKLNHSLSNSSLGEYYDGGYTEAVVGYAYRPVRNDRLSALVKYTYFYNIPSSDQLTLQNVLADYIQKSHVAALDLTFDVTANWSVGGKYAYRVGQVSLDRNQRNFFDSAAQLSVLRVDWRFRKNWESMAEVRMLGLPDVNQRRRGALAAVYRYFGKTMKIGAGYNFTDFSDDLTDMKYDHKGVFLNFVGTK, from the coding sequence ATGACCAAGTCCCATCATCTATCGCTGATCGTCGGATTCCTGATGATGACCGCCTCTTTGGGCGCCGGTCAGGTCACCATGCTGAAGCCGGGCCAGCCGGTCGAGCGGCATCTCTCTCCAGACCAGACGCCCCGGGAGTGGTCTCAGGCCCCAAGTCCAACGGCTGACCTCAAGCGGATCAAGGTGTGTCGCGTGGAAACTGTCTGCAAGATGCAGTTCCGCGAAGGCCAAACACCACGTACGCGAGTCCGGAACCTGGTCGTGCCCCTGCGTTACGAGAACGAGAACATTTCTCTTCCCGACAATTTTACTAAGCAACTCCGCCATGCGCTCGACAACCTGAAGGATAAAAAGGGTGTCACCGCTCGTTTTATCGGCTACACCGACGACAAGCCCCTGACCGGCCGCGACGAGCAGACGTACGGAGACCATCTTTCGTTGTCCAAGGCAAGGGCGTACCGTGTTGCACTCGCTGCTCAGGAGACCCTGGGACTGTCTTCCTCGGCGGTCGAAAGCGAGGGTCGCGGTGCATCACAACCCATCGCTTCCAACGACACCCCGCAGGGACGCGCGCTGAACCGGCGCGTTGAGGTGGAATTCTGGTACGACGATCCTCTTCAGAACTTGCCGGAAGAGCCACAACTCTGTCCGGGCGATGGCACCGAGGAAATGTCGACCAAGATTTACGATCCGCCGTGGGGCAGCCTCCCGACGCTTAAGCTTGAGAACGGCCAGCCGATCATTCCGCCCGGATACGCGGCCGAACTTCATCGCGCCCTGGCTGATGTTGCAGAACGGAAGAATGCCCGGTTGCGGTTCATCGGCTACACGAAAGACGAACGACTGGATCGTCGCACAGCCTCCGTGTACGGCGACGACATAGGTCTTTCCGCGGCACGCGCGCGCCGCACCATGGAAACTGTAATGCAGGATCCCGCGCTATCGGGGGCTCGCGCCGAGCACGAGGGTCGTGGCTACGTTCAATCGGACGACGTCGTGAATATCGGCTTCACGCAGGGCGAAGATTCATTCGTCAGAGTACAGGTCGTCTATGACGAACCGCTTGCGCTGGACGATCATGAGGGCGTCGATGTAAACCGCCTGACTCGTGAGATCAGTCCCAAGAGCCCTTATGAACTCAACGTGATGCACATTACCGTCGATGGCAAACCCATTGACGATCCCGGCCGCAGTTCGTCCGACATTCAGCGTTGTACCGACGTGGCGCTCGACAAAGCCAATATCCAGCTTCGTTACGACAATCTTGAGTCACGGCCGCGACTCGGTGTCGCAGCGCATCCGGTCGCGCTCGCGGTAGCCGACATCGACGGCTCCCCTGCTGCTTCCACGGTTTATTTCCGGATGTACACCAACTACGCAGCGTTCATAAGGCGGGCCGAAATTCGAATCTTCGAGCAAGACCAGTCACTTCAGGCGAAACCGGTCGAGGTCATCGATATCGACGATACCGGCTTTGCAAAGTGGCGCGCGTCGGCAGAAATTCTCGCCGGCCCCGCACGTGAACTGAAGTATCTGTTGCGCGCTTATGATGCAAAGGGAAACTTTGATGAAACCAGCGCACGGCCACTGCTGATTTACCGTGAGTCGTCGCCTGCAAAACTCCTTGCGTCCGACGGACCTCCGCCCGTCGAGTTACTGGCGGCCTACGGCGATAACGATCTCGTCCGCCACCAGATACCTCTCGGCAGCGGCACCGTAGACGTTCAGGGTACTGGGGTACCTGCCGGGCATACCGTGTGGGTAGCTGGCCGCCCCGTCCCGGTCGACGGCAAGGGCAGCTTCATCGCCGAGGAGATCCTTCCTTCAGGAACACATACGGTGGAAGTGGCAGTGCTCGACGATGCGGGTAACGGCTCGCTCTATCTTCGTGACTTGGAGTTCAAGCGCAAAGATCTGTTCTATCTGGGTGTCGCCGACATCACGCTATCCGACAATCGGGGCAACGGCGCAATTGGGCAGTTCCAGGGTGACAATCCTCGCCAACCCTACGACTCTTCTTTCGGCGGCCGCCTGGCGTTCTTCGTAAACGGCAAGGTCACGGAGCATTGGAAGATGACCGCAAGCGCCGACACTCGGGAAGGCCCGATCAAGGATTTGTTCAGCAATTTCCTAGACAAGTCGCCCGAGTCACTGTTTCGACGCATCGATCCCGATTACTACTATCCGACCTTCGGCGACGATGGCGTCGTTAGAGAAATGGCGCCAACGCTTGGCAAGTTCTACATGAAAGCGAGTCATGGTCAGAACTACGGAATGTGGGGCAACTTCAAGGTCGGTTATACGGGCAACGAACTTGCTCACGTAGATCGCGGGCTTTACGGTGCCAACGCACACTTCGGTTCGGAAGTCACAACGAAGTTTGGCGAGCAGCGGATCGGTATCGACGGGTTTGCTGGTGCTCCTGGAACCATGCCAAGTTATGAGGAATTCCGCGGAACCGGAGGGTCGCTCTACTTTCTACGTCACCAGGACATCCTCACGGGGTCGGAGCGGGTGCGAGTTGAAATCCGCGACAAGGCTTCAGGCATTGTTACCGGTGTGGTTAACCTTCGGGAGAACATCGACTACGACTTCGACTACTTGCAGGGTCGCGTGATGCTTTCGCAACCACTGTCATCAACTGCCGATGACAACCTGCTCGTTCGTAGTACGGGTTTGAGTGGCGACGAAGCCTATCTCGTCGTCCGGTATGAATACACACCCGGTTTCGACAGTCTGGATGCGGTTGCTACCGGCGGCCAGGGCCATTTCTGGGTCAATGACCACCTGCGACTCGGTCTTACCGCGAACTCCAATCAGGGCGATGCTGACAGCAGCCTTGGGGCTGCGGATCTGACACTCCGTATGAGCACCGACACCTGGTTCAAGATGCAAACAGGCCGAAGCCAGGGTCTGCTTTCCAGCCAGTTGCGTTCCGACGATGGTGGATTTGGGTTCCGTGGCTACAACGACCTTTCCTTCGCCGACACAAATGCCATGGCCTATCGTGCAGACATTAGCGTCGGCATCGGCGATCTGCTAAAAGGCCGTAGGGGGCGGCTTACCTTCTATATGCAGAATCTTGGTGCCGGATACTCGGCTCCGGGCCAGGCAACTATCAAGGACACTGAGTATTTCGGCGGCACTTTCCGGATGCCCGTAACCAAGCGCCTGACTCTAGCGGCGAAGGGTGATCAGCGGACCGAAGATTTAGGACTCGAAACCCGGGCTATTGAGCTCAACGCTGTTTCTAAGCTGACCGACAGGTGGAGCGTCAGTGGTGGAATGCGTAACGATTTGCGCAGAGACCTCTCTTTGATCATCCCACTTACGCAGGAGCAGGGCGAGCGCACGGATGCGGTCGTACAGGTCGCCTTTGATCACAGCGCCTTGTGGCGTGCCTATGGCTTCGTTCAGAACACGATTGCCTCAACCGGCGCGCGTCAGGACAACGGACGCATCGGCGTGGGTGGCTCATATCGTCCGGCAGAACGTTTCAAGATTGACGCTGAAGTTTCTGACGGCGACCTTGGGTTCGGCGGCAGAATCGGCACGAACTATCTCTACTCCGAGCGCACCAACCTCTACCTTAATTACGCGTTAGAGAATGAGCGTACCGACAACGGCCGGGAAGTCCGTCGCGGTAACTTGGTCTCGGGCGCGAAGCGTAGGCTCTCGGATACGTCCAGCGTCTACATGGAAGAGCGCTACCAAGACCACGGCTCGCTAGCCGGCCTAACCCACGCCACGGGTATCAACCTCGTTGCGGGAGAACGCTGGAATTTCGGAGCGAATACCGAAGTCGGCAGGTTACGCGACTCCATCAGCGGTGCCGAAACCAATCGCAAGGCTACGGGAGTTCGCCTTGGCTTTGGCCAGGACACACTGCAATTCTCAAGCGCGATTGAGTACCGCCGCGACAATGCCGAGCAACTCGACCTCACTCATACCCAAAGAATCGCATGGCTGTTCCGGAATAACTTCAAGTTCGCCGTGACTCCGGACTGGCGCATCCTCGGAAAGCTGAACCACTCTCTCAGCAACAGTTCCCTCGGCGAGTATTACGATGGCGGGTACACCGAGGCGGTGGTAGGGTACGCGTATCGTCCGGTCCGGAATGACCGGTTAAGTGCCCTCGTAAAATACACGTACTTCTACAACATCCCGAGTTCTGATCAACTGACGCTTCAGAACGTGTTAGCCGACTACATCCAGAAGAGTCACGTTGCGGCTCTGGATCTTACCTTCGATGTCACCGCGAACTGGTCCGTAGGGGGCAAGTACGCCTACCGCGTGGGACAGGTGAGCCTTGACCGCAACCAGCGGAACTTCTTCGACAGCGCCGCCCAGCTCTCCGTTTTGCGCGTGGACTGGCGTTTCCGCAAGAACTGGGAAAGCATGGCCGAGGTACGGATGCTCGGTCTGCCTGACGTCAACCAACGCCGCCGCGGTGCGCTGGCCGCCGTGTATCGATATTTTGGCAAGACCATGAAGATCGGCGCCGGTTACAACTTCACCGATTTCTCTGACGACCTCACCGACATGAAATACGACCACAAGGGCGTGTTCCTCAACTTCGTGGGGACGAAGTAG